A window of the Vigna angularis cultivar LongXiaoDou No.4 chromosome 3, ASM1680809v1, whole genome shotgun sequence genome harbors these coding sequences:
- the LOC108326264 gene encoding zinc finger CCCH domain-containing protein 30, producing MNHLTIETEDSFASLLELAANNDVEGFKRMIERDPSCVDEVGLWYSRQKGSRRMVNELRTPLMVAATYGSIDILDLILSLSGYDINKPCGLDKSTALHCAASGGAENAVDVVILLLAAGADPNSVDGNGHRPVDVIVVPPKHETVRNSLEALLQTDDSIAVCNLRVITAPSNAYSPPLSTSPENGSPSAPDFHMKSKLNDGFVSSASEKKEYPVDPSLPDIKNSIYSTDEFRMYSFKVRPCSRAYSHDWTECPFVHPGENARRRDPRKYHYSCVPCPDFRKGACRRGDMCEYAHGVFECWLHPAQYRTRLCKDGTSCSRRVCFFAHTAEELRPLYVSTGSAVPSPRSSTSSAMEFAAAMNMLPGSPSSMSVMSPSPFTPPMSPSANGMSHSSVGWPQPNVPALHLPGSNLHSSRLRSSFNARDIPMDEFDMLPEYDAQQQQQLLNEFSCLSKQPNAMNRSGRIKTLTPSNLDDLFSSESSSPRFADPALASAVFSPTHKSAILNQFQQQQSLLSPVNTNFSSKNVENPLLQAASFGVQTSGRMSPRNVEPISPMSSRISVLAQREKQQQFRSLSSRELGSNSATVAAAAAGSPVNSWSKWGPSNGTLDWAVNADELRKHRRSSSFEHGNNSEEPDFSWVQSLVKESPTEIKENSTATVSSGAAAGSSSEVSNMSTQMDSVDHAVLGAWLEQMQLDLVAQQN from the coding sequence ATGAACCACTTGACCATTGAGACAGAGGATTCTTTTGCAAGCTTGCTTGAGCTTGCTGCTAACAATGATGTTGAAGGTTTTAAACGAATGATTGAGAGGGATCCTTCCTGTGTAGACGAGGTAGGACTATGGTACAGTCGGCAGAAGGGATCTAGGCGGATGGTCAATGAGCTCAGAACCCCATTGATGGTTGCTGCTACTTACGGGAGCATTGATATTTTGGATCTGATTCTCTCACTTTCTGGTTATGATATTAATAAACCTTGTGGTCTTGACAAAAGCACTGCTCTTCACTGTGCCGCATCAGGCGGTGCTGAAAATGCTGTTGATGTTGTTATATTGCTTCTAGCAGCCGGGGCTGATCCAAACTCTGTTGATGGAAATGGTCATCGTCCAGTTGATGTCATTGTTGTTCCTCCCAAGCATGAAACTGTTAGAAACAGTCTTGAAGCACTTCTTCAAACTGATGACTCCATTGCAGTGTGTAATCTCAGGGTGATCACAGCCCCATCAAATGCATATTCTCCACCATTGTCAACTTCACCAGAGAATGGCTCTCCTTCTGCACCAGATTTCCATATGAAGTCAAAGTTAAATGATGGCTTTGTTTCTTCTGCATCAGAGAAGAAAGAATATCCCGTTGATCCATCCCTTCCTGACATAAAAAATAGCATATATTCAACAGATGAATTCCGGATGTATTCTTTCAAAGTTCGACCTTGTTCACGTGCTTATTCACATGATTGGACAGAATGCCCTTTTGTTCATCCTGGGGAGAATGCTCGGAGAAGGGACCCAAGAAAGTACCACTACAGCTGTGTCCCTTGTCCTGATTTTCGGAAGGGTGCTTGCCGACGTGGAGATATGTGTGAATATGCTCATGGAGTTTTTGAGTGTTGGCTGCATCCAGCACAGTATCGTACTCGTCTTTGCAAAGATGGGACAAGTTGCTCCAGAAGAGTTTGCTTTTTTGCTCACACTGCTGAGGAGCTTCGGCCATTATATGTTTCAACTGGTTCTGCTGTACCATCTCCTCGTTCAAGCACATCTTCTGCTATGGAATTTGCTGCAGCTATGAACATGTTACCTGGCTCTCCTTCCTCAATGTCTGTCATGTCTCCTTCACCGTTCACCCCACCCATGTCACCCTCTGCCAATGGCATGTCACACTCTTCCGTTGGCTGGCCTCAGCCAAATGTCCCCGCCTTGCATCTTCCAGGAAGCAATCTTCATTCCAGTCGATTGAGATCTTCATTCAATGCCAGAGATATTCCTATGGATGAGTTTGACATGTTGCCTGAGTACGATGCTCAGCAGCAGCAACAGCTCCTTAATGAGTTCTCTTGCCTCTCTAAACAGCCTAATGCCATGAACCGCTCCGGCCGCATTAAAACACTGACCCCTTCAAATCTTGATGATCTATTTTCTTCTGAGAGTTCATCACCTCGGTTTGCTGATCCAGCATTGGCTTCGGCTGTTTTTTCTCCAACACATAAATCAGCTATTCTTAATCAATTTCAGCAGCAGCAAAGCTTGCTGTCGCCTGTGAACAcaaatttttcttctaaaaatgtTGAGAATCCTTTATTGCAGGCTGCCTCATTTGGGGTTCAAACATCAGGTAGGATGTCTCCTCGGAATGTGGAACCTATTTCTCCAATGAGCTCTCGGATTTCTGTGCTAGCTCAACGTGAGAAGCAGCAACAATTCCGGAGTCTTAGCTCCAGGGAACTTGGCTCCAACTCTGCTACTGTTGCTGCAGCTGCTGCTGGGTCCCCAGTGAATTCTTGGTCAAAATGGGGACCCTCGAATGGTACATTGGATTGGGCTGTCAATGCTGATGAGTTAAGGAAACATCGTAGATCATCTTCGTTTGAGCATGGGAATAATAGTGAGGAGCCTGATTTCTCATGGGTGCAGTCACTTGTTAAAGAATCTCCAACTGAGATTAAGGAGAACTCAACTGCAACTGTCTCAAGTGGTGCAGCAGCTGGATCCTCCAGTGAGGTATCAAATATGAGCACACAAATGGACTCTGTTGATCATGCTGTGTTAGGAGCATGGCTTGAACAAATGCAGCTCGATCTTGTGGCTCAgcaaaattaa